One genomic window of Coffea eugenioides isolate CCC68of chromosome 1, Ceug_1.0, whole genome shotgun sequence includes the following:
- the LOC113775460 gene encoding josephin-like protein, producing METGKAEIYHEKQRLQFCLLHSLNNLFQDKDAFTRADLNVIAERLHIDDPNKGTWTPLSAIFKPHHNLLTGNFDINVLIAALEEKGKRVVWHDRRNGASTIDLEGSGNELMGIVLNIPVKKYVGLWRSRHWVTLRTVGGVWYNLDSDFSTPYQFKDTEEVRNFLDYIIAAGAEVLLVMNNEK from the exons ATGGAGACAGGAAAGGCTGAGATTTACCACGAGAAGCAAAGATTGCAGTTCTGCCTTTTACACTCCCTCAATAATCTCTTCCAG GATAAAGATGCATTTACACGTGCGGATTTGAATGTTATTGCTGAAAGACTTCACATTGATGATCCCAACAAGGGAACATGGACTCCGTTGTCTGCAATTTTTAAGCCCCATCATAATCTGCTTACAGGAAACTTTGACATCAATGTTCTTATTGCTGCACtcgaagagaaaggaaaaagggtTGTTTGGCATGATCGGCGAAACGGAGCTTCTACTATTGATCTTGAGGGCTCAGGAAACGAATTAATGGGTATTGTGCTTAATATTCCAGTGAAGAAGTATGTTGGGCTTTGGAGAAGTAGACACTGGGTTACCTTGCGAACGGTTGGAGGTGTTTGGTATAACTTAGATAGTGATTTTTCCACTCCTTATCAGTTTAAAGATACAGAAGAAGTGAGGAATTTCTTGGATTACATAATAGCTGCTGGTGCTGAAGTTTTGCTCGTCATGAATAATGAAAAATGA
- the LOC113778864 gene encoding 50S ribosomal protein L4, chloroplastic: MSATTTPSSSISFFSSSIFLSSSRHHHHSANLLCKTTHKRPPQFALTSTTSTKALIRSELATIPILSFEGTQVGSTTLNLKSAPLDTARSVVHRGLTTDLRNRRRGTASTLTRSEVRGGGVKPYPQKKTGRARRGSQRTPLRPGGGVVFGPKPKDWSVKINKKEKRLAISTAISSAVENTIVVENFEDKFEKPKTKEFIALMRRWGLDPKEKSVFLMTEVSDNVRLSSRNIGTLKMLTPRTLNLFDILDSEKLVFTSGAVEFLNERYGFDYNDEDDEEEEELAEEVGEEGLEGEEKSDD, translated from the exons atgtcAGCCACTACGACGCCGTCTTCTTCCATTTCATTTTTCTCCTCCTCAATTTTCCTCTCCTCCTCccgccaccaccaccactcaGCTAACCTCCTCTGTAAAACCACCCACAAACGTCCACCCCAATTCGCCCTCACCAGCACTACTTCAACCAAAGCTCTCATTCGCTCCGAGCTAGCTACTATCCCAATCTTGTCTTTCGAGGGCACCCAGGTGGGCTCCACCACTCTCAACCTCAAGTCCGCCCCCCTCGACACCGCCCGCTCCGTCGTCCACCGCGGGCTCACCACCGACCTCCGTAACCGCCGCCGCGGCACTGCTTCAACTCTCACACGCTCTGAGGTCCGCGGAGGAGGCGTCAAACCTTACCCCCAGAAAAAGACCGGCCGAGCACGTCGGGGGTCACAGCGCACCCCACTCCGCCCCGGTGGTGGCGTGGTTTTCGGGCCCAAGCCGAAAGATTGGTCGGTGAAAAttaataaaaaggaaaaaagactCGCGATTTCCACCGCCATTAGTAGTGCCGTTGAGAATACCATTGTTGTtgaaaatttcgaggacaagTTTGAGAAGCCGAAAACTAAGGAATTTATTGCTTTAATGAGGAGATGGGGTTTGGATCCCAAGGAGAAATCAGTGTTTTTGATGACTGAGGTTTCGGACAATGTGAGATTATCCAGTAGGAATATTGGGACTCTGAAGATGTTGACGCCTAGGACATTGAATCTGTTCGACATTTTGGATTCTGAAAAGTTAGTCTTCACCAGTGGTGCTGTGGAGTTCTTGAATGAGAGGTATGGGTTCGATTACAACGACGAAGACgatgaggaggaggaagaaTTAGCAGAAGAAGTAGGAGAAGAAG GACTGGAGGGAGAGGAGAAATCTGATGATTGA
- the LOC113778840 gene encoding phosphomethylpyrimidine synthase, chloroplastic isoform X3, with protein sequence MAAPLEPLRPIIHSQISINYNPNLKYLYHHSFLCNRYGAINTNLFSFTLNSTSCRAQSRSSFEFYPINLWGVCSKLQKLRDSVRVRANSSCEHDTDSADKGETKTSETRSGSTPGPGSGSGTGSSRREKQGKGNWCWSKGNNKWQWQPIIQAQEIGVLLLQLGIVLFVMKLLRPGIPLPGSEPRPPTSFVSVPYSEFLTKINSNQVRKVEVDGVHIMFKLKGAELGVAGSEMNSKLQESESLLRSMSPTKRVVYTTTRPNDIKTPYEKMLENDVEFGSPDKRSGGFMNSALIALFYIAVLAGLLHRFPVSFSQHTAGQLRNRKSGGSGGSKVSEQGETITFADVAGVDEAKEELEEIVEFLRNPDRYIRLGARPPRGVLLVGLPGTGKTLLAKAVAGEAEVPFISCSASEFVELYVGMGASRVRDLFARAKKEAPSIIFIDEIDAVAKSRDGRFRIVSNDEREQTLNQLLTEMDGFDSNSAVIVLGATNRSDVLDPALRRPGRFDRVVMVEAPDRTGREAILKVHITRKELPLAEDVDIGDIACMTTGFTGADLANLVNEAALLAGRQSKLVVEKIDFIQAVERSIAVKMASVQATLTPAACKNGNYSSPMKFSNSSFLPGFDVTGQITGIRKKDSCSTLLSGVRATLTFDPPTTNKENSKQRKHTVDPNAPDFLPLPSFEECFPRSSKEYTEVTHGQSGNVLKVPFRRIHLSGDEPHFDAYDTSGPQDINPHSGLPKLRKDWVDRREKLGGPRYTQMYYAKQGIITEEMAFCAARENLEPEFVRSEVARGRAIIPSNKKHLELEPMIVGRNFLVKVNANIGNSAVVSSIEEEVHKLQWATMWGADTIMDLSTGRHIHETREWILRNSAVPVGTVPIYQALEKVNGIAENLSWEVFRDTLIEQAEQGVDYFTIHAGVLLRYIPLTAKRMTGIVSRGGSIHAKWCLAYHKENFAYEHWDEILDICNQYDISLSIGDGLRPGSIYDANDTAQFAELLTQGELTRRAWEKDVQVMNEGPGHIPMHKIPENMQKQLEWCNEAPFYTLGPLTTDIAPGYDHITSAIGAANIGALGTALLCYVTPKEHLGLPNRDDVKAGVIAYKIAAHAADLAKGHPHAQAWDDALSKARFEFRWMDQFALSLDPMTAMSFHDETLPSEGAKVAHFCSMCGPKFCSMKITEDVRKYAEQHGYGSAEEAVKRGMDAMSAEFLAAKKTVSGEQHGEIGGEIYLPETS encoded by the exons ATGGCCGCTCCGCTCGAACCTTTACGACCCATTATTCACAGTCAAATTTCCATCAACTATAATCCTAATCTCAAATATTTATATCATCACAGTTTCTTGTGTAACAGATACGGAGCGATAAACAcaaatttgttttccttcacGCTCAATTCGACGTCGTGTCGAGCTCAATCTAGGTCTTCGTTCGAATTCTATCCGATAAATCTCTGGGGAGTTTGTTCCAAGCTCCAAAAGCTCAGAGATAGTGTCAGAGTTCGGGCCAATAGTTCTTGTGAGCACGACACCGATTCTGCTGATAAAGGGGAAACGAAAACTAGTGAAACCAGAAGTGGTTCGACTCCGGGCCCGGGTTCTGGGTCCGGTACTGGTTCTTCGAGGAGGGAGAAGCAAGGGAAAGGGAATTGGTGTTGGTCCAAGGGGAACAATAAATGGCAATGGCAACCAATAATTCAAGCACAGGAAATTGGGGTTTTGCTGTTGCAATTAGGTATCGTTTTGTTTGTCATGAAGCTGCTTCGCCCTGGGATTCCCTTACCTGGTTCGGAGCCTAGGCCTCCGACTTCGTTTGTGAGTGTTCCGTATAGTGAGTTTTTGACTAAGATTAACAGTAATCAGGTGCGGAAGGTGGAGGTTGATGGGGTCCATATAATGTTCAAGTTGAAGGGTGCTGAGTTGGGTGTTGCGGGGAGTGAGATGAATAGTAAGTTGCAGGAATCAGAGTCCTTGCTGCGTAGCATGAGCCCCACGAAGAGGGTGGTGTACACGACTACAAGGCCGAATGATATCAAGACTCCATATGAGAAAATGCTGGAGAATGATGTGGAATTTGGTTCCCCAGATAAGAGGTCTGGAGGGTTCATGAATTCTGCATTG ATAGCTTTGTTCTATATTGCTGTGCTTGCAGGTCTTCTTCATCGGTTCCCTGTAAGCTTTTCTCAG CATACAGCAGGGCAGCTTAGAAACCGCAAGTCTGGCGGTTCTGGTGGTTCCAAAGTATCTGAACAAGGGGAAACAATTACTTTTGCTGATGTTGCAGGTGTTGATGAGGCTAAGGAAGAACTTGAAGAAATTGTG GAATTTCTCAGGAATCCTGATAGGTACATACGACTTGGTGCACGTCCTCCGCGAGGTGTACTCCTG GTGGGTCTGCCTGGGACAGGTAAGACACTTTTAGCAAAGGCTGTTGCTGGGGAAGCTGAGGTACCCTTCATTAGTTGTTCAGCCAGCGAGTTTGTAGAACTTTATGTCGGTATGGGAGCGTCCCGTGTCAGGGACCTTTTTGCTCGAGCAAAGAAAGAAGCACCATCAATAATATTTATAGATGAG ATAGATGCTGTAGCAAAAAGCCGTGATGGTAGATTTCGCATTGTCAGCAATGATGAGAGAGAACAAACATTGAATCAATTGCTCACA GAAATGGATGGATTTGACAGTAACTCAGCCGTGATAGTTCTAGGAGCAACTAACCGGTCAGATGTCTTGGATCCGGCGCTTAGGCGGCCTGGGAGGTTTGATCGTGTGGTTATG gTGGAAGCACCTGATAGGACTGGAAGAGAAGCCATTTTGAAAGTTCATATTACTAGGAAAGAGCTTCCTCTTGCAGAGGATGTTGATATTGGTGATATTGCTTGTATGACAACTGGTTTCACTGG GGCAGACCTTGCAAACCTGGTAAACGAAGCTGCTCTGTTGGCTGGAAGACAATCAAAACTGGTTGTGgagaaaattgattttattcAAGCTGTCGAGAGGTCAATAGCGGTTA AAATGGCTTCAGTGCAAGCTACTTTGACACCAGCTGCATGCAAGAATGGGAACTATTCTTCCCCGATGAAGTTCTCGAATAGCTCCTTCTTGCCTGGGTTTGATGTGACCGGACAAATTACTGGAATAAGGAAGAAGGATTCATGTTCGACCCTTCTGTCTGGCGTTAGAGCCACTTTAACATTTGATCCCCCTACAACCAATAAGGAGAACTCCAAGCAAAGGAAGCACACTGTGGATCCCAATGCTCCTGATTTCCTCCCTCTCCCATCCTTCGAAGAATGCTTCCCGAGGAGCTCCAAGGAATACAC GGAGGTTACTCATGGACAATCTGGAAATGTACTTAAAGTTCCTTTTCGACGTATCCACCTATCAGGGGATGAACCTCATTTTGATGCTTATGACACCAGTGGCCCCCAAGATATTAACCCCCACAGTG GTCTTCCCAAACTGCGCAAGGACTGGGTTGATAGGAGGGAGAAACTCGGTGGGCCAAGATACACACAAATGTACTACGCTAAGCAGGGAATCATAACTGAAGAGATGGCATTTTGTGCTGCTCGTGAAAATCTGGAGCCAGAATTTGTGAGGTCAGAGGTTGCTCGTGGCCGTGCAATCATACCGTCAAACAAGAAGCACCTAGAGTTAGAGCCAATGATagttggaagaaatttcttggTGAAAGTCAATGCTAATATTGGAAACTCTGCTGTTGTGAGTTCTATCGAGGAAGAAGTACATAAGCTTCAATGGGCAACAATGTGGGGTGCTGATACCATTATGGATCTCTCAACAGGTCGTCACATTCATGAAACTCGTGAGTGGATCCTACGTAACTCTGCTGTACCTGTTGGTACAGTACCAATCTATCAAGCACTAGAAAAAGTGAATGGTATTGCTGAGAATTTGAGCTGGGAAGTTTTCAGAGACACCTTAATTGAGCAAGCAGAGCAAGGTGTAGATTACTTCACCATCCATGCTGGAGTCCTTCTCCGTTACATTCCGCTGACAGCAAAAAGAATGACTGGAATTGTTTCTCGTGGAGGTTCTATTCATGCAAAGTGGTGCTTAGCTTATCACAAAGAGAATTTTGCTTACGAACATTGGGATGAAATATTAGACATATGCAATCAGTATGATATATCCTTATCGATAGGTGATGGTTTGAGGCCTGGATCCATTTATGATGCAAATGACACTGCTCAGTTCGCAGAGCTCCTAACTCAAGGAGAATTGACTCGTAGAGCTTGGGAGAAGGATGTACAG GTCATGAATGAAGGACCTGGACATATTCCGATGCACAAGATTCCAGAGAACATGCAAAAGCAGCTGGAATGGTGTAATGAAGCGCCTTTCTACACTCTTGGACCCCTGACAACTGATATTGCTCCTGGTTATGATCACATCACCTCAGCAATTGGTGCTGCCAATATTGGGGCTCTTGGTACTGCACTGCTCTGTTATGTGACACCCAAAGAGCATCTTGGCTTGCCTAATCGAGATGATGTAAAGGCTGGAGTTATAGCTTATAAGATAGCTGCACATGCCGCTGATTTAGCAAAAGGGCATCCTCATGCTCAAGCCTGGGATGACGCACTGAGCAAGGCAAGATTTGAGTTCCGTTGGATGGACCAATTTGCATTGTCATTGGACCCCATGACTGCAATGTCCTTCCATGACGAAACCCTACCATCCGAAGGCGCTAAAGTGGCACATTTCTGCTCTATGTGTGGACCAAAATTTTGCTCTATGAAGATCACTGAGGACGTCAGGAAATATGCGGAGCAGCACGGTTATGGAAGTGCAGAGGAAGCTGTTAAGCGTGGGATGGATGCCATGAGTGCTGAGTTCTTGGCTGCCAAGAAAACTGTGAGTGGGGAACAACATGGTGAGATTGGTGGAGAAATCTACCTGCCTGAAACTTCGTGA
- the LOC113778840 gene encoding phosphomethylpyrimidine synthase, chloroplastic isoform X2: MASVQATLTPAACKNGNYSSPMKFSNSSFLPGFDVTGQITGIRKKDSCSTLLSGVRATLTFDPPTTNKENSKQRKHTVDPNAPDFLPLPSFEECFPRSSKEYTEVTHGQSGNVLKVPFRRIHLSGDEPHFDAYDTSGPQDINPHSGLPKLRKDWVDRREKLGGPRYTQMYYAKQGIITEEMAFCAARENLEPEFVRSEVARGRAIIPSNKKHLELEPMIVGRNFLVKVNANIGNSAVVSSIEEEVHKLQWATMWGADTIMDLSTGRHIHETREWILRNSAVPVGTVPIYQALEKVNGIAENLSWEVFRDTLIEQAEQGVDYFTIHAGVLLRYIPLTAKRMTGIVSRGGSIHAKWCLAYHKENFAYEHWDEILDICNQYDISLSIGDGLRPGSIYDANDTAQFAELLTQGELTRRAWEKDVQVMNEGPGHIPMHKIPENMQKQLEWCNEAPFYTLGPLTTDIAPGYDHITSAIGAANIGALGTALLCYVTPKEHLGLPNRDDVKAGVIAYKIAAHAADLAKGHPHAQAWDDALSKARFEFRWMDQFALSLDPMTAMSFHDETLPSEGAKVAHFCSMCGPKFCSMKITEDVRKYAEQHGYGSAEEAVKRGMDAMSAEFLAAKKTVSGEQHGEIGGEIYLPETS, from the exons ATGGCTTCAGTGCAAGCTACTTTGACACCAGCTGCATGCAAGAATGGGAACTATTCTTCCCCGATGAAGTTCTCGAATAGCTCCTTCTTGCCTGGGTTTGATGTGACCGGACAAATTACTGGAATAAGGAAGAAGGATTCATGTTCGACCCTTCTGTCTGGCGTTAGAGCCACTTTAACATTTGATCCCCCTACAACCAATAAGGAGAACTCCAAGCAAAGGAAGCACACTGTGGATCCCAATGCTCCTGATTTCCTCCCTCTCCCATCCTTCGAAGAATGCTTCCCGAGGAGCTCCAAGGAATACAC GGAGGTTACTCATGGACAATCTGGAAATGTACTTAAAGTTCCTTTTCGACGTATCCACCTATCAGGGGATGAACCTCATTTTGATGCTTATGACACCAGTGGCCCCCAAGATATTAACCCCCACAGTG GTCTTCCCAAACTGCGCAAGGACTGGGTTGATAGGAGGGAGAAACTCGGTGGGCCAAGATACACACAAATGTACTACGCTAAGCAGGGAATCATAACTGAAGAGATGGCATTTTGTGCTGCTCGTGAAAATCTGGAGCCAGAATTTGTGAGGTCAGAGGTTGCTCGTGGCCGTGCAATCATACCGTCAAACAAGAAGCACCTAGAGTTAGAGCCAATGATagttggaagaaatttcttggTGAAAGTCAATGCTAATATTGGAAACTCTGCTGTTGTGAGTTCTATCGAGGAAGAAGTACATAAGCTTCAATGGGCAACAATGTGGGGTGCTGATACCATTATGGATCTCTCAACAGGTCGTCACATTCATGAAACTCGTGAGTGGATCCTACGTAACTCTGCTGTACCTGTTGGTACAGTACCAATCTATCAAGCACTAGAAAAAGTGAATGGTATTGCTGAGAATTTGAGCTGGGAAGTTTTCAGAGACACCTTAATTGAGCAAGCAGAGCAAGGTGTAGATTACTTCACCATCCATGCTGGAGTCCTTCTCCGTTACATTCCGCTGACAGCAAAAAGAATGACTGGAATTGTTTCTCGTGGAGGTTCTATTCATGCAAAGTGGTGCTTAGCTTATCACAAAGAGAATTTTGCTTACGAACATTGGGATGAAATATTAGACATATGCAATCAGTATGATATATCCTTATCGATAGGTGATGGTTTGAGGCCTGGATCCATTTATGATGCAAATGACACTGCTCAGTTCGCAGAGCTCCTAACTCAAGGAGAATTGACTCGTAGAGCTTGGGAGAAGGATGTACAG GTCATGAATGAAGGACCTGGACATATTCCGATGCACAAGATTCCAGAGAACATGCAAAAGCAGCTGGAATGGTGTAATGAAGCGCCTTTCTACACTCTTGGACCCCTGACAACTGATATTGCTCCTGGTTATGATCACATCACCTCAGCAATTGGTGCTGCCAATATTGGGGCTCTTGGTACTGCACTGCTCTGTTATGTGACACCCAAAGAGCATCTTGGCTTGCCTAATCGAGATGATGTAAAGGCTGGAGTTATAGCTTATAAGATAGCTGCACATGCCGCTGATTTAGCAAAAGGGCATCCTCATGCTCAAGCCTGGGATGACGCACTGAGCAAGGCAAGATTTGAGTTCCGTTGGATGGACCAATTTGCATTGTCATTGGACCCCATGACTGCAATGTCCTTCCATGACGAAACCCTACCATCCGAAGGCGCTAAAGTGGCACATTTCTGCTCTATGTGTGGACCAAAATTTTGCTCTATGAAGATCACTGAGGACGTCAGGAAATATGCGGAGCAGCACGGTTATGGAAGTGCAGAGGAAGCTGTTAAGCGTGGGATGGATGCCATGAGTGCTGAGTTCTTGGCTGCCAAGAAAACTGTGAGTGGGGAACAACATGGTGAGATTGGTGGAGAAATCTACCTGCCTGAAACTTCGTGA
- the LOC113778840 gene encoding ATP-dependent zinc metalloprotease FTSH 9, chloroplastic isoform X1, with protein MAAPLEPLRPIIHSQISINYNPNLKYLYHHSFLCNRYGAINTNLFSFTLNSTSCRAQSRSSFEFYPINLWGVCSKLQKLRDSVRVRANSSCEHDTDSADKGETKTSETRSGSTPGPGSGSGTGSSRREKQGKGNWCWSKGNNKWQWQPIIQAQEIGVLLLQLGIVLFVMKLLRPGIPLPGSEPRPPTSFVSVPYSEFLTKINSNQVRKVEVDGVHIMFKLKGAELGVAGSEMNSKLQESESLLRSMSPTKRVVYTTTRPNDIKTPYEKMLENDVEFGSPDKRSGGFMNSALIALFYIAVLAGLLHRFPVSFSQHTAGQLRNRKSGGSGGSKVSEQGETITFADVAGVDEAKEELEEIVEFLRNPDRYIRLGARPPRGVLLVGLPGTGKTLLAKAVAGEAEVPFISCSASEFVELYVGMGASRVRDLFARAKKEAPSIIFIDEIDAVAKSRDGRFRIVSNDEREQTLNQLLTEMDGFDSNSAVIVLGATNRSDVLDPALRRPGRFDRVVMVEAPDRTGREAILKVHITRKELPLAEDVDIGDIACMTTGFTGADLANLVNEAALLAGRQSKLVVEKIDFIQAVERSIAGIEKKTAKLQGGEKAVVARHEAGHAVVGTAVANLLSGQPRVEKLSILPRSGGALGFTYIPPTNEDRYLLFIDELRGRLVTLLGGRAAEEVIYSGRVSTGALDDIRRATDMAYKAVAEYGLNETIGPVSLATLSGGGIEDAGSMPWGRDQGHLVGLVQREVKTLLQSALEVALSVVRANPTVLEGLGAKLEEKEKVEGEELQELLKLVVAPAELTYFVRGKQGSLLPLQTGPR; from the exons ATGGCCGCTCCGCTCGAACCTTTACGACCCATTATTCACAGTCAAATTTCCATCAACTATAATCCTAATCTCAAATATTTATATCATCACAGTTTCTTGTGTAACAGATACGGAGCGATAAACAcaaatttgttttccttcacGCTCAATTCGACGTCGTGTCGAGCTCAATCTAGGTCTTCGTTCGAATTCTATCCGATAAATCTCTGGGGAGTTTGTTCCAAGCTCCAAAAGCTCAGAGATAGTGTCAGAGTTCGGGCCAATAGTTCTTGTGAGCACGACACCGATTCTGCTGATAAAGGGGAAACGAAAACTAGTGAAACCAGAAGTGGTTCGACTCCGGGCCCGGGTTCTGGGTCCGGTACTGGTTCTTCGAGGAGGGAGAAGCAAGGGAAAGGGAATTGGTGTTGGTCCAAGGGGAACAATAAATGGCAATGGCAACCAATAATTCAAGCACAGGAAATTGGGGTTTTGCTGTTGCAATTAGGTATCGTTTTGTTTGTCATGAAGCTGCTTCGCCCTGGGATTCCCTTACCTGGTTCGGAGCCTAGGCCTCCGACTTCGTTTGTGAGTGTTCCGTATAGTGAGTTTTTGACTAAGATTAACAGTAATCAGGTGCGGAAGGTGGAGGTTGATGGGGTCCATATAATGTTCAAGTTGAAGGGTGCTGAGTTGGGTGTTGCGGGGAGTGAGATGAATAGTAAGTTGCAGGAATCAGAGTCCTTGCTGCGTAGCATGAGCCCCACGAAGAGGGTGGTGTACACGACTACAAGGCCGAATGATATCAAGACTCCATATGAGAAAATGCTGGAGAATGATGTGGAATTTGGTTCCCCAGATAAGAGGTCTGGAGGGTTCATGAATTCTGCATTG ATAGCTTTGTTCTATATTGCTGTGCTTGCAGGTCTTCTTCATCGGTTCCCTGTAAGCTTTTCTCAG CATACAGCAGGGCAGCTTAGAAACCGCAAGTCTGGCGGTTCTGGTGGTTCCAAAGTATCTGAACAAGGGGAAACAATTACTTTTGCTGATGTTGCAGGTGTTGATGAGGCTAAGGAAGAACTTGAAGAAATTGTG GAATTTCTCAGGAATCCTGATAGGTACATACGACTTGGTGCACGTCCTCCGCGAGGTGTACTCCTG GTGGGTCTGCCTGGGACAGGTAAGACACTTTTAGCAAAGGCTGTTGCTGGGGAAGCTGAGGTACCCTTCATTAGTTGTTCAGCCAGCGAGTTTGTAGAACTTTATGTCGGTATGGGAGCGTCCCGTGTCAGGGACCTTTTTGCTCGAGCAAAGAAAGAAGCACCATCAATAATATTTATAGATGAG ATAGATGCTGTAGCAAAAAGCCGTGATGGTAGATTTCGCATTGTCAGCAATGATGAGAGAGAACAAACATTGAATCAATTGCTCACA GAAATGGATGGATTTGACAGTAACTCAGCCGTGATAGTTCTAGGAGCAACTAACCGGTCAGATGTCTTGGATCCGGCGCTTAGGCGGCCTGGGAGGTTTGATCGTGTGGTTATG gTGGAAGCACCTGATAGGACTGGAAGAGAAGCCATTTTGAAAGTTCATATTACTAGGAAAGAGCTTCCTCTTGCAGAGGATGTTGATATTGGTGATATTGCTTGTATGACAACTGGTTTCACTGG GGCAGACCTTGCAAACCTGGTAAACGAAGCTGCTCTGTTGGCTGGAAGACAATCAAAACTGGTTGTGgagaaaattgattttattcAAGCTGTCGAGAGGTCAATAGCG GGAATTGAAAAGAAGACTGCAAAGTTACAGGGTGGTGAAAAGGCTGTAGTTGCTCGACATGAAGCTGGTCATGCAGTGGTTGGAACTGCTGTTGCAAATCTTCTTTCAGGACAGCCGCGGGTGGAG aAGCTGAGCATTTTGCCAAGATCTGGAGGGGCCTTAGGGTTTACATATATTCCTCCAACCAATGAGGACAGATATTTGCTCTTCATTGATGAGTTACGGGGACGTTTGGTTACTCTTCTTGGTGGACGTGCAGCTGAAGAGGTAATATACTCGGGACGTGTATCTACTGGTGCACTTGATGACATACGGCGAGCAACTGACATGGCTTACAAGGCAGTTGCTGAATATGGTCTGAATGAGACCATAGGTCCTGTTTCATTGGCAACTCTTTCTGGTGGTGGAATTGAAGATGCTGGGTCCATGCCTTGGGGAAGGGATCAG GGGCATCTTGTTGGACTTGTCCAAAGAGAGGTTAAAACACTGCTGCAATCTGCTCTCGAAGTGGCACTCTCAGTTGTGCGTGCCAATCCTACCGTTCTGGAGGGACTAGGGGCCAAGTTGGAAG aaaaggaaaaagtggaAGGTGAAGAGCTGCAAGAATTGTTGAAATTAGTTGTTGCGCCAGCAGAGCTCACATACTTTGTTAGGGGCAAGCAAGGGTCACTTCTTCCACTGCAAACAGGTCCTCGATGA
- the LOC113774481 gene encoding uncharacterized protein LOC113774481, producing the protein MSCHSGTGRRWYEATTPPRSFTWLHYGVKTLVRRQVGPTCVPNAVCAALEMAYQIHRRQKILLSEHELIEYGISGSSSFALAWISKYGVSLRDDYLQGKQEFYKIDGKGANVLHTMVAVGWVLDDKNEVYFMVHNSWGPDWGKNGYGWIHQSCIERVRVPILYRDCRVIA; encoded by the exons ATGTCCTGCCACTCCGGTACTGGGAGACGCTGGTACGAAGCTACCACACCACCCCGCTCTTTCACCTGGCTGCATTATGGGGTCAAAACTTTGGTCAGACGTCAAG TTGGGCCAACTTGCGTACCAAATGCCGTCTGTGCTGCATTGGAAATGGCGTACCAGATCCATCGCAGGCAGAAGATTCTGCTCTCTGAACACGAACTTATCGAGTACGGCATCTCTGGCTCCTCCTCATTTGCTCTGGCATGGATTTCGAAGTATGGAGTAAGCCTCCGGGACGACTATCTCCAAGGAAAACAG GAATTTTATAAAATTGATGGGAAAGGAGCGAATGTTTTGCACACAATGGTAGCAGTGGGATGGGTGTTGGATGACAAAAATGAAGTGTATTTCATGGTGCACAATTCTTGGGGACCTGATTGGGGCAAGAATGGATATGGCTGGATTCATCAATCGTGCATAGAACGTGTTAGAGTGCCTATACTCTATCGTGATTGCAGAGTCATTGCTTGA